From Loxodonta africana isolate mLoxAfr1 chromosome 2, mLoxAfr1.hap2, whole genome shotgun sequence, the proteins below share one genomic window:
- the LOC135230463 gene encoding olfactory receptor 1C1-like: MERGNVTFISEFVLLGLSSSAEQQHLLSVLFLCMYLVTVSGNILIILAIASDSHLHSPMYFFLSNLAFVDICFTSNIVPQMVVNGLTGTKTISFSGCLTQLFFFISFVNMDSLLLCVMAYDRYVAICHPLRYTTLMNPHLCVQLVAGLSVVTYLHAFLHTALIARLSFCASNVIHHFFCDLNMILQLSCSDISFNVMVIFTEGILLALTPFICILISYGFIFSAILKITSSEGTQRAFSTCGYHLSVVVLFYGTASAIYFSPSSSHTPERDTLSAIMYTYCGDSDAESFHLQSKE, translated from the coding sequence ATGGAAAGGGGAAATGTAACATTTATCAGTGAATTTGTCCTTCTGGGACTCTCCAGCTCTGCAGAGCAGCAACACCTCCTGTCTGTACTGTTCCTCTGTATGTACTTAGTCACTGTGTCAGGGAACATACTCATCATCTTGGCCATTGCCTCTGACTCTCACCTCCATTcccctatgtatttcttccttagCAACTTGGCCTTTGTTGACATCTGCTTTACTTCCAATATAGTCCCCCAAATGGTAGTGAATGGCTTGACTGGTACAAAGACTATCTCTTTTTCAGGCTGCCTCACCcagctttttttcttcatttcttttgtgaATATGGATAGCCTCCTTCTCTGTGTGATGGCATATGATAGGTATGTGGCAATATGCCACCCTTTACGTTATACCACCCTAATGAATCCTCACCTCTGTGTCCAGCTGGTGGCTGGACTCTCAGTAGTTACCTATCTTCATGCCTTTCTACACACTGCCCTAATAGCACGTCTGTCCTTCTGTGCCTCCAACGTCAtccatcatttcttctgtgatctcAACATGATCCTGCAGCTCTCTTGCTCTGATATCTCCTTCAATGTGATGGTCATTTTTACAGAGGGAATTCTATTGGCTCTCACACCCTTTATCTGCATCCTCATATCTTATGGATTTATCTTTTCCGCCATCCTGAAGATAACTTCTAGTGAAGGGACGCAGAGAGCTTTTTCCACCTGTGGCTACCACCTGTCAGTGGTCGTGTTGTTCTATGGCACAGCCAGTGCTATTTACTTCAGCCCCTCCTCCTCTCATACCCCTGAGAGGGACACTCTGTCAGCCATCATGTATACATACTGTGGTGACTCCGATGCTGAATCCTTTCATCTACAGTCTAAGGAATAA
- the LOC100668691 gene encoding olfactory receptor 1C1-like, producing the protein MDSLLLCVMAYDRYVTICYPLHYTTLMNSHLCVQLVAGLSVVTYLYALLHTALIACLSFCASNIIPYFFCDLNSLLQLSCSDISFSVVVIFTVGSLLALTPLICILISYGFIFSTILRITSTQGKQRAFSTCGYHLSVVVLSYGTASTFSFSLSPFSFHIPERDTLSAIIYTMVTTLLNPFIYSLRNKDMKRALQKIFCKGRVFFQKS; encoded by the coding sequence ATGGATAGCCTCCTTCTCTGTGTGATGGCATATGATAGGTATGTGACAATATGCTACCCTTTACATTATACCACCCTAATGAATTCTCACCTCTGTGTCCAGCTGGTGGCTGGACTCTCAGTAGTTACCTATCTTTATGCTCTTCTACACACTGCCCTAATAGCATGTCTGTCCTTCTGTGCCTCCAACATCATCCCTTATTTCTTCTGTGATCTCAACTCACTCCTGCAGCTCTCTTGCTCTGATATCTCCTTCAGTGTGGTGGTCATTTTTACAGTGGGAAGTCTATTGGCTCTCACACCCCTTATCTGCATCCTCATATCTTATGGATTTATCTTCTCTACCATCCTGAGGATAACTTCTACTCAAGGGAAGCAGAGAGCTTTTTCCACCTGTGGCTACCACCTGTCGGTGGTCGTGCTGTCCTATGGCACAGCCAGTACTTTTTCCTTCAGCCTCAGCCCCTTCTCTTTTCATATCCCTGAGAGGGACACTCTGTCAGCCATCATATATACCATGGTGACTACGCTGCTGAATCCTTTCATCTACAGTCTAAGGAATAAGGATATGAAGAGAGCActtcagaaaatattttgtaagGGCAGAGTCTTCTTTCAAAAATCATGA